From a single Bremerella cremea genomic region:
- a CDS encoding AtpZ/AtpI family protein — translation MPGVIGYWLDQFLGIPVPVFAMIGFVAGLILGMTHLVIMANSPETRGRVEHDKAHGDEEHHP, via the coding sequence ATGCCAGGAGTAATAGGATATTGGCTAGACCAATTTCTCGGGATTCCAGTTCCTGTTTTCGCGATGATTGGGTTTGTTGCCGGGCTCATCTTGGGCATGACGCATTTGGTGATCATGGCCAATTCGCCAGAAACTCGCGGACGTGTAGAGCACGACAAGGCCCATGGTGATGAAGAGCATCACCCCTAG
- the atpA gene encoding F0F1 ATP synthase subunit alpha: MKFNADEIASVIQQEIQQFDTQVDVREVGRVLEVGDGIARVYGLSGIMAGEMVEFPNGTIGLAFNLEENSVGVIILGDYLTIKEGDEVKALGTLLSVPVGEAVLGRVVDPLGNPLDGMGPIQSSETRPVEFLAPGVSERMPVTEPMQTGIKAIDAMTPVGRGQRELVIGDRKTGKTAIAIDAILNQKNTGVKCFYVAVGQKDSSVAGVVEILRRNGAMEYTTVIVAGASVPAPLQYVAPYAGTAMAEYFMFNGQHALIVYDDLSKQAAAYRELSLLMRRPPGREAYPGDVFYCHSRLLERSAKLSDALGAGSLTSLPIIETLEGEVSAYIPTNVISITDGQIYLQPDLFFAGIRPAMNVGISVSRVGGNAQIKAMKKVAGGLRLDLAAFRELEAFAQLGTELDDATQRRLDRGYRMVELLKQGQYKPLDVYDQVLSIYAGTRGHLDEVPVVDVLRWEAEYLEFVKAKYAQIREKLEETKDLTDEVRDLMEKSIAEFQKTFVPSETAEV; the protein is encoded by the coding sequence ATGAAATTCAACGCGGACGAAATCGCTTCTGTCATCCAGCAGGAGATCCAACAGTTCGACACGCAAGTGGACGTGCGAGAAGTTGGTCGTGTCCTGGAAGTAGGTGACGGTATCGCTCGGGTCTATGGCCTCTCCGGCATCATGGCCGGCGAAATGGTCGAGTTCCCCAACGGCACGATCGGCCTGGCCTTCAATCTGGAAGAGAACAGCGTCGGTGTGATTATTCTGGGCGACTACCTCACCATTAAAGAAGGTGATGAAGTCAAAGCCCTCGGAACCTTGCTCTCGGTGCCAGTCGGCGAGGCCGTGCTGGGCCGCGTGGTCGATCCGCTGGGAAATCCTTTGGATGGCATGGGGCCGATTCAATCGAGCGAAACCCGCCCGGTGGAATTCTTAGCGCCTGGCGTTTCCGAACGTATGCCGGTGACCGAACCGATGCAAACCGGGATCAAAGCGATTGACGCGATGACCCCTGTCGGACGTGGTCAGCGCGAACTGGTTATTGGCGACCGTAAGACGGGTAAGACCGCGATTGCGATCGACGCCATTCTGAATCAGAAGAATACTGGCGTAAAATGTTTTTACGTTGCCGTCGGTCAGAAAGACTCATCGGTTGCCGGTGTTGTGGAAATCCTTCGCCGGAATGGTGCGATGGAATACACAACGGTCATCGTGGCTGGGGCCAGTGTCCCTGCCCCGCTGCAGTACGTGGCTCCTTATGCCGGTACCGCAATGGCTGAGTACTTCATGTTCAATGGCCAGCATGCTTTGATCGTTTACGACGACTTGTCGAAGCAAGCGGCTGCCTACCGCGAATTGTCGCTGCTGATGCGTCGTCCACCAGGACGTGAAGCTTACCCAGGTGACGTGTTCTATTGTCATAGCCGCTTGTTGGAACGCTCTGCCAAGCTGAGCGATGCCCTCGGTGCAGGTTCGTTGACTTCGCTGCCAATCATCGAAACGCTGGAAGGCGAAGTTTCTGCCTACATTCCAACCAACGTGATTTCGATTACTGACGGCCAGATTTATCTGCAACCCGACTTGTTCTTTGCTGGTATCCGCCCGGCTATGAACGTTGGTATTTCGGTTTCTCGCGTGGGCGGTAACGCTCAGATTAAGGCGATGAAGAAGGTTGCCGGTGGTCTCCGCCTCGACTTGGCCGCTTTCCGTGAATTGGAAGCGTTTGCCCAACTCGGTACGGAACTGGATGACGCGACGCAACGACGTCTCGATCGCGGTTACCGGATGGTCGAATTGTTGAAGCAAGGTCAGTACAAGCCGCTGGACGTCTACGATCAAGTGCTCAGCATTTACGCAGGTACTCGTGGCCACTTGGACGAAGTTCCTGTGGTGGACGTTCTTCGCTGGGAAGCGGAGTACCTCGAATTCGTCAAAGCCAAGTACGCCCAGATTCGAGAGAAGCTGGAAGAGACGAAGGATTTGACCGACGAAGTTCGCGACCTGATGGAAAAGTCGATTGCCGAATTCCAGAAGACCTTCGTCCCATCGGAAACTGCCGAAGTTTAG
- a CDS encoding sugar phosphate isomerase/epimerase family protein: protein MNRSRREFLTNCSAAAGTAACSLAVAGPTSLLAAEQDPQSKQTKIKKAVKIGMVGVKGTLAEKMTVLKELGFDGVELNSPGGPDPKEVQKAIEVSGLPVHGVVDSIHWNVQLSSPDEEVREKGLEGLITAIKASKSYGGTSVLLVPGVVNNDVTYEQCWERSIEQIQKAIPVAKQENIQILMENVWNNFLTDPKETARFIDELDSDMVGAYFDVGNTVKYSPPHEWIPILGTRIKKLDIKDYGKGKGFGAKLMEGDVDWPKVMANLREINYQGWATAEISGGPRERLAEIADRMDRIFAS, encoded by the coding sequence ATGAATCGCTCCCGCCGAGAGTTTCTTACGAACTGTTCCGCTGCTGCAGGAACGGCTGCTTGCTCCCTTGCTGTTGCTGGCCCAACTTCCCTTTTAGCAGCCGAGCAAGATCCCCAGTCCAAACAGACCAAGATTAAAAAGGCTGTGAAGATTGGCATGGTGGGCGTTAAAGGAACACTGGCCGAAAAGATGACGGTGCTCAAGGAACTGGGTTTTGATGGGGTTGAACTCAACTCGCCAGGCGGCCCAGATCCGAAGGAAGTGCAAAAAGCTATCGAAGTTTCTGGGCTGCCTGTTCACGGCGTGGTTGACTCCATCCACTGGAATGTGCAACTCTCGAGCCCTGACGAGGAAGTTCGCGAGAAAGGCCTAGAAGGGCTAATTACAGCAATCAAAGCCAGCAAATCGTATGGCGGAACCAGCGTTCTTTTGGTCCCTGGCGTCGTCAACAACGATGTTACTTACGAACAATGCTGGGAACGCTCGATCGAGCAAATCCAGAAAGCCATTCCAGTCGCCAAACAAGAGAACATCCAGATCCTTATGGAAAATGTCTGGAACAACTTCCTGACCGACCCAAAAGAAACGGCTCGGTTCATCGATGAACTCGATAGCGACATGGTCGGTGCTTACTTCGATGTTGGCAACACGGTGAAATACTCGCCCCCGCACGAATGGATTCCGATCCTCGGGACCCGCATCAAGAAGTTGGATATCAAAGATTACGGCAAAGGCAAGGGCTTCGGTGCCAAGCTGATGGAAGGGGACGTCGACTGGCCAAAAGTGATGGCCAACCTCCGCGAAATCAACTACCAAGGCTGGGCCACAGCAGAAATCTCTGGCGGCCCCCGCGAGCGGCTGGCTGAAATTGCCGATCGCATGGATCGCATCTTTGCCAGCTAA
- a CDS encoding helix-turn-helix domain-containing protein codes for MTPKSLHEFRVVKQVKAALERRQLGPPERSLRELERELGISHGNLKRFLDGDRGVSLEAFARICEILELELKPKQGNKRK; via the coding sequence ATGACACCGAAGAGTCTTCATGAGTTTAGAGTTGTCAAGCAAGTAAAAGCTGCGTTAGAGCGTCGGCAATTAGGGCCACCTGAACGAAGCCTACGCGAACTCGAAAGAGAACTCGGCATAAGCCACGGAAACTTAAAGAGGTTTCTCGATGGCGATCGTGGCGTCAGCCTTGAAGCATTCGCTCGCATCTGCGAGATCCTTGAACTTGAACTCAAACCAAAGCAAGGCAACAAGAGGAAATAG
- the atpH gene encoding ATP synthase F1 subunit delta, producing the protein MAGPSSDNSTFDLGRQRIGTVYAKALLGAADDAGQTAVVLEELQSLLDDVIAQREDLRHALAGSILTEEQRIDVLNKAFGDKMNPVLLTFLKVVNQHGRQDCLREIYEAAKKIDNERRGLIEVTATTAAPLPEELAASLTDRLKEKLGREIVLKTEVDPDLIGGLVLHVGDTVFDGSLANRLKQLRLKALEKTAQEAKASLERFTNSTQS; encoded by the coding sequence ATGGCTGGACCATCTTCCGACAATTCGACCTTTGACCTCGGCCGGCAACGCATCGGCACCGTATACGCCAAGGCTTTGCTTGGGGCTGCGGATGACGCTGGCCAAACTGCGGTCGTATTGGAAGAGCTCCAATCGTTGCTCGACGATGTGATCGCCCAACGCGAAGATTTACGGCATGCACTCGCTGGCTCGATTCTTACAGAAGAACAGCGGATCGATGTCTTGAATAAGGCATTTGGTGACAAGATGAATCCGGTGCTGCTCACCTTCCTGAAGGTGGTGAATCAGCATGGACGACAAGATTGTCTTCGCGAGATTTATGAAGCGGCGAAGAAGATCGATAACGAGCGTCGTGGATTAATCGAAGTCACCGCCACAACCGCTGCTCCGCTTCCCGAGGAATTGGCCGCTAGTCTGACCGATCGTTTGAAAGAGAAGCTAGGGCGGGAAATCGTGTTAAAGACCGAAGTCGATCCCGATTTGATTGGCGGGCTAGTCTTGCACGTCGGCGATACCGTCTTTGATGGCAGCCTCGCTAATCGGCTGAAACAGCTTCGCCTCAAGGCACTCGAAAAAACGGCTCAAGAGGCGAAAGCCTCCCTCGAGCGATTCACCAATTCAACGCAGAGTTAA
- a CDS encoding tyrosine-type recombinase/integrase — protein MASVFKKSYTRKNPETGKNELRYNSKWYIKYKDENGVWQCVPGFKDKSATYELAAKLERDAELARRGVVDPFEKYRKTPLAEHLQEFKLQLQDKGNSEKHVNLIFDRVKAVADSCTFTFTSDISASKVQSYLGKLRNNGLSIETRNHYLSAFKQFCRWLVSDRRVSESPVSHLRKENSKTDRRHDRRALSDDEFRRLIEAAETGSVVEAVSGKDRAMIYVLAAWTGYRRAELASLTLRSFDLTGENPSVRLQAIDSKNRKGGEIPLHPVVVERLQTWLSGRTVADRNALLFPLRTESGKHLRRTSKMMKRDLEAARKAWLKEAEKDKEEYDRRVASDFLAYCDEDGLFADFHANRHTFISNLGRAGVPLATAQKLARHSDPKLTASVYTHIDVKEQAAAVCGLPAPPLFAAATPQPTAYGLHDQGHVQTARETSPDMAAVGEVEDSTPSVGVAAKRPQFSRDGKTRPVMSCYDNAKGEQRSSFSSKPQVGGSSPPGRASHKPRFCKGFRLFLFQVS, from the coding sequence ATGGCTTCCGTGTTCAAGAAATCATACACGCGCAAGAACCCGGAGACGGGAAAGAACGAGCTACGATACAATTCCAAGTGGTACATCAAGTACAAAGACGAGAACGGGGTTTGGCAGTGTGTACCAGGCTTCAAGGACAAGTCCGCAACCTATGAACTGGCGGCGAAGTTGGAGCGAGATGCTGAACTTGCTAGGCGTGGCGTTGTTGATCCCTTTGAAAAGTATCGTAAGACCCCCTTGGCCGAACACCTTCAAGAGTTCAAGCTCCAACTCCAAGACAAAGGCAATTCTGAAAAGCATGTCAACCTGATCTTTGATCGCGTAAAAGCGGTAGCGGACTCTTGCACCTTTACGTTTACTTCTGACATCTCGGCAAGCAAAGTCCAAAGCTACCTTGGTAAACTACGAAACAACGGACTCAGCATCGAGACGCGAAACCACTACCTTTCCGCATTCAAACAGTTTTGCCGCTGGCTTGTCAGTGACCGGCGAGTAAGTGAAAGCCCTGTTTCCCATCTGAGAAAAGAGAACTCCAAGACTGACCGACGGCATGATCGACGAGCCTTGTCCGATGATGAATTCCGACGGCTCATTGAAGCGGCAGAGACTGGTTCCGTCGTGGAAGCTGTCAGTGGCAAAGACAGAGCCATGATCTACGTCCTTGCAGCATGGACAGGCTACCGACGTGCTGAACTTGCTTCCCTTACGCTACGTTCGTTTGATTTAACGGGAGAGAACCCAAGCGTTCGGCTTCAAGCAATTGACAGTAAGAACCGCAAGGGAGGCGAAATTCCTTTGCACCCTGTTGTAGTCGAACGTCTGCAAACTTGGCTTTCAGGTCGCACCGTAGCTGATCGCAATGCCCTATTGTTTCCATTGCGAACCGAAAGCGGGAAGCACTTGCGAAGAACTTCCAAGATGATGAAGCGAGACCTTGAAGCAGCTCGCAAAGCGTGGCTCAAGGAAGCGGAGAAAGATAAGGAAGAGTATGACCGACGAGTAGCGTCCGATTTCCTAGCGTACTGCGACGAGGATGGCTTGTTTGCTGACTTCCATGCGAATCGTCATACCTTTATTTCTAACCTTGGGCGTGCTGGCGTTCCGTTAGCGACGGCTCAAAAACTGGCCCGACACTCTGACCCCAAGCTAACAGCTTCTGTCTACACTCACATCGACGTGAAGGAGCAAGCCGCTGCTGTGTGTGGGCTGCCGGCTCCTCCATTGTTTGCCGCAGCCACTCCGCAACCCACTGCTTATGGCTTGCATGACCAAGGGCATGTCCAAACTGCTCGCGAGACAAGTCCTGACATGGCCGCTGTTGGCGAAGTTGAAGACTCGACGCCGAGTGTGGGCGTTGCCGCCAAGCGTCCCCAGTTTTCTAGGGATGGCAAGACTAGACCGGTCATGTCATGCTATGACAATGCGAAGGGCGAGCAACGTAGCTCGTTCTCTTCTAAACCGCAGGTCGGAGGTTCGAGCCCTCCTGGGCGTGCTTCACATAAGCCGAGATTCTGTAAGGGTTTTCGGCTTTTCTTATTTCAGGTATCGTAG
- the larE gene encoding ATP-dependent sacrificial sulfur transferase LarE, whose amino-acid sequence MSDASVGLRRALLWLLGVALRIDGLLFAGPGLPIFLCLVFMNAPSPASAGQRLLDWFANLETCLVAFSGGVDSSVVAKAAALALRDGAFAVTAKSPSVAQRDLAIAREVAAAIGIRHEVVETSELARPGYVANAPDRCFHCKSELYDHLTAIRARYATEVIVNGANLDDQGDHRPGMIAAANANVRSPLIECDIDKPTLRAIAKQWSLPVWDRPASPCLASRIAYGVEVTPQRLKMIELAEAWLRDLGLRDLRVRYHEGDLARIEVPLEAIAVLTENNIRQRVETELRQIGFKFVTLDLGGLKSGSLNQLIQVQL is encoded by the coding sequence GTGTCTGACGCAAGCGTCGGTTTGCGACGGGCGTTGTTGTGGCTGTTGGGGGTGGCACTTAGAATTGACGGATTGTTGTTTGCTGGTCCGGGCTTGCCTATTTTCTTGTGCTTGGTATTCATGAACGCTCCCTCCCCTGCTTCGGCTGGCCAGCGGTTGTTGGATTGGTTTGCCAATTTAGAAACTTGTTTGGTCGCGTTTTCTGGTGGTGTCGACAGTAGCGTTGTCGCCAAGGCAGCGGCACTTGCACTGCGGGATGGCGCGTTCGCAGTCACGGCAAAGAGTCCTAGCGTAGCGCAGCGTGATTTAGCGATTGCTCGGGAGGTTGCCGCCGCGATTGGAATTCGGCATGAGGTGGTAGAGACGTCCGAACTAGCTCGGCCTGGCTATGTGGCGAATGCACCGGATCGCTGTTTTCATTGCAAGTCGGAATTGTACGATCACCTGACGGCTATTCGTGCTCGATATGCCACGGAAGTGATTGTGAATGGCGCGAATCTCGACGACCAAGGAGATCATCGGCCAGGCATGATTGCGGCAGCCAATGCCAATGTGCGTTCTCCCCTGATTGAATGCGATATCGATAAGCCAACTTTACGCGCGATTGCAAAACAATGGTCGCTGCCGGTGTGGGATCGCCCTGCTTCCCCTTGTTTGGCAAGTCGGATTGCTTACGGCGTGGAAGTAACGCCTCAGCGGCTGAAGATGATTGAACTGGCAGAAGCGTGGCTACGAGACCTAGGGCTACGCGATTTACGGGTACGTTATCACGAAGGTGATTTGGCCCGAATCGAAGTACCGCTGGAAGCAATTGCCGTTCTCACTGAAAACAACATTCGCCAGCGCGTGGAAACGGAGTTGCGGCAGATTGGCTTTAAATTTGTCACACTTGATCTGGGGGGCTTAAAGTCTGGCAGTTTGAATCAGCTTATTCAGGTTCAACTTTAG
- a CDS encoding helix-turn-helix transcriptional regulator: MSERLLLSQTELARLLELSSRTISRMNASRKIPQPVRVGRSVRWRRDEVEQWIAAGCPERNEWEARRITVKHN; encoded by the coding sequence ATGAGCGAACGACTCCTGTTGTCCCAGACTGAACTCGCTCGCTTGCTTGAGTTGAGTAGTCGAACGATTTCACGCATGAACGCATCGCGAAAGATTCCACAACCAGTTCGCGTCGGCCGGTCCGTACGCTGGCGACGGGATGAAGTTGAGCAGTGGATAGCTGCGGGGTGCCCAGAGAGAAACGAATGGGAAGCTCGTCGCATCACTGTTAAGCACAACTAA
- a CDS encoding ATP synthase F0 subunit B, with protein MRNALLQPKPWSTFAGVLLIGFLFAPAWAQDTEKEEPAAEAQPMAAAEEAAPEKQEDRRERAEKFKEIVADVADGDIQEAVADAHGEEGHAGHGNPNDLSHNDASASLEDPLAFQLELSLFTLFVFLGLVTVLGYFAWGPIVAALKAREESMEGKMKKAEEMYEQAKAKLDEYTRKLSEAQQEIKQTRDEMIQLADQKAKQIEEAAQKSAHATMERATREIEAAKGAAINELAQASVNLAVELAGQITRKELTAEDHANLIQDSISKLPSKN; from the coding sequence ATGCGAAACGCATTACTTCAACCAAAGCCATGGAGCACGTTTGCAGGGGTTCTTCTGATTGGTTTCCTGTTTGCCCCTGCTTGGGCTCAGGATACTGAAAAAGAAGAGCCTGCCGCCGAGGCTCAGCCGATGGCAGCGGCGGAAGAAGCTGCCCCGGAGAAGCAAGAGGATCGTCGCGAGCGAGCCGAGAAGTTCAAGGAAATTGTCGCTGATGTCGCTGATGGCGATATTCAGGAGGCGGTTGCCGACGCTCATGGTGAGGAAGGTCACGCTGGTCACGGCAATCCAAACGACCTCTCGCACAATGACGCTTCGGCTTCGCTGGAAGACCCTTTGGCATTTCAGCTTGAATTGTCTCTGTTCACCTTGTTCGTGTTTCTCGGCTTAGTAACCGTTTTGGGTTACTTTGCCTGGGGACCAATTGTTGCCGCTCTGAAGGCTCGCGAAGAGTCGATGGAAGGCAAGATGAAGAAGGCAGAAGAGATGTACGAACAAGCCAAAGCTAAGTTGGACGAGTACACTCGGAAGCTCTCCGAAGCTCAACAGGAAATCAAACAGACGCGGGACGAAATGATCCAGCTGGCCGATCAAAAGGCAAAGCAGATCGAAGAAGCTGCTCAGAAGTCGGCCCATGCGACGATGGAGCGAGCAACCCGCGAAATCGAGGCCGCCAAGGGGGCCGCGATCAACGAACTGGCTCAGGCTTCCGTCAATTTGGCGGTCGAGCTGGCGGGACAGATCACACGCAAAGAGCTGACCGCCGAAGATCACGCCAATTTGATTCAGGATTCGATTTCCAAGCTGCCTAGCAAAAACTAG
- the atpB gene encoding F0F1 ATP synthase subunit A, which translates to MAANEVLLHIKDSFYFEVPKWLWPKNHETVQDFPDVWVRLDPQFQEWQAEQVYHTLSSEGIEGLPGEHDFLHNYEHWKHEEGNHGKPVQRYLAELAAPKSEGGDELAWAKNGLVIANAITAEQYKSSKEAKWAPEKIEGYNHALSGKILIPQLPGTKLRNLYEKEAGFAISKFMVIEVFVAIIIAIVFIAYSRRIAHGKLPKGTLWNMLDVFITFIRDQVAKANIHHGADKFVATLWSLFFFVLGCNLFGLIPWMGSPTGSISVTITLAVAVLFIGMIAGAKEFGVIGVWKNLVPSMDLPFVLAIFILPMMFVIEVMGMLIKHAVLGVRLLANMVAGHVVLLAVMGLAIAVQDQGYLLALPVMVIVLAGSILLSCLELFVAFLQAYVFALLAALFINAETHSH; encoded by the coding sequence ATGGCCGCCAACGAGGTCCTGCTCCACATTAAAGACAGTTTCTACTTCGAAGTTCCGAAGTGGTTGTGGCCGAAGAACCACGAGACCGTGCAAGACTTTCCGGATGTGTGGGTTCGTTTAGACCCCCAGTTTCAGGAATGGCAAGCCGAGCAGGTCTATCACACGCTCAGTAGTGAGGGAATTGAAGGTCTGCCAGGCGAGCATGACTTTCTGCACAACTACGAGCATTGGAAACACGAAGAAGGCAACCACGGCAAGCCTGTCCAGCGTTACTTAGCAGAACTTGCGGCACCGAAAAGTGAAGGTGGCGATGAGTTGGCTTGGGCCAAGAATGGCCTAGTGATCGCTAACGCGATTACCGCCGAACAATACAAATCGTCCAAAGAAGCCAAATGGGCGCCTGAGAAGATCGAAGGGTATAACCACGCATTGAGTGGCAAGATCCTGATACCTCAGTTGCCAGGCACAAAGCTGCGAAATCTGTATGAAAAAGAAGCAGGTTTTGCAATATCCAAGTTTATGGTGATTGAAGTGTTCGTCGCGATCATTATCGCGATAGTCTTTATCGCCTACTCACGCCGAATTGCTCATGGCAAGCTTCCCAAGGGAACGCTCTGGAATATGTTGGACGTATTTATCACGTTCATACGCGACCAGGTTGCCAAAGCGAATATCCATCATGGTGCCGACAAGTTTGTCGCCACGCTGTGGTCCCTGTTTTTCTTTGTCCTTGGGTGTAACCTCTTTGGTTTGATCCCGTGGATGGGGTCACCAACCGGGTCGATCAGCGTGACCATAACTTTAGCCGTAGCGGTCTTGTTTATTGGGATGATTGCTGGGGCAAAAGAGTTTGGTGTGATCGGGGTTTGGAAGAACCTGGTCCCATCGATGGACCTGCCGTTTGTTCTGGCAATTTTCATCCTGCCGATGATGTTCGTCATTGAAGTCATGGGGATGTTGATTAAGCATGCGGTGTTGGGCGTTCGTTTGCTTGCCAACATGGTCGCTGGGCACGTGGTGCTTCTAGCGGTGATGGGCTTGGCAATCGCCGTCCAAGATCAAGGATATTTGCTCGCATTGCCTGTGATGGTAATCGTCTTGGCGGGAAGTATCCTGTTGAGTTGTTTAGAACTTTTTGTTGCCTTCCTCCAGGCATACGTCTTCGCTTTGTTGGCTGCACTGTTCATCAATGCAGAAACACACAGCCACTAA
- the atpE gene encoding ATP synthase F0 subunit C, translating into MAVPAMAQQATATMPIATNYLGIGLVVIGAGYGIGKLAASALESMARQPEVAGNIQTAMIIAAALIEGFTFFALLLCWIA; encoded by the coding sequence ATGGCTGTTCCGGCTATGGCCCAACAAGCTACGGCAACCATGCCCATTGCCACCAACTATCTCGGTATCGGCCTGGTCGTTATCGGTGCTGGTTACGGCATCGGTAAGTTGGCTGCCAGTGCGTTGGAAAGCATGGCTCGTCAGCCCGAAGTTGCTGGCAACATTCAAACCGCGATGATTATCGCCGCCGCTCTTATCGAAGGTTTTACCTTCTTCGCCCTGCTGTTGTGCTGGATCGCCTAG
- a CDS encoding DUF4912 domain-containing protein: MITAASLKEYTAKDLAQMAKRRGVTGWHAMRKDELVKALIKAAKATSSGTKGKSASKAKKSKPAAPTAKATPAPTKSRKTSPAKSKPATTTTTKKRGAAPKSPIKSDPKIVESIRSMHEQRLAAKDIGTSGDEQNGADRLVLMVRDSYWLHACWEVSRKSIDRAKAALAQDWHTSVPVLRVTQVDGEIMTSGSERLVKQIEIHGGVKNWYIDVADPPKSYRCHLGYLAANGRFHAIARSNIVTTPRPGSCEEIDGNWDDVAENVEKIYALSGGSDEEHADGELREMLEQRFRRPVGMPMAARLGLVGDQFTNGKSNQDFDLKIEVEMIVYGSTKNGSFVTLSGEPVKVREDGTFLVKMDFPDKRQIFPIVARSKDGLEQRTIALAVERNTKTMDPISHDPRESNNS; this comes from the coding sequence TTGATCACCGCCGCTTCTCTGAAGGAATATACAGCAAAGGATTTAGCTCAAATGGCGAAGCGCCGTGGTGTGACCGGTTGGCACGCGATGCGCAAGGATGAACTTGTTAAGGCGCTTATCAAAGCAGCCAAAGCCACCAGTTCCGGCACCAAGGGCAAATCAGCCAGCAAGGCTAAAAAAAGCAAACCCGCTGCGCCAACTGCGAAAGCAACGCCAGCGCCTACCAAATCTCGCAAAACCTCTCCGGCAAAGTCTAAGCCAGCCACGACGACCACGACCAAAAAGCGGGGGGCGGCTCCTAAGTCCCCCATCAAGTCGGATCCCAAGATCGTGGAATCGATTCGAAGTATGCACGAGCAGCGACTTGCCGCCAAAGACATTGGCACCAGCGGCGATGAGCAGAACGGGGCCGACCGCCTGGTTTTAATGGTCCGCGATTCCTACTGGCTGCATGCCTGCTGGGAAGTCTCCCGCAAGTCGATTGATCGTGCCAAGGCAGCTCTTGCCCAAGACTGGCATACCTCGGTGCCCGTACTACGGGTCACTCAGGTCGACGGCGAAATCATGACGAGTGGCTCGGAACGCTTGGTCAAGCAAATTGAAATCCACGGCGGGGTCAAGAATTGGTACATCGACGTCGCCGACCCTCCGAAAAGCTACCGTTGCCATCTCGGTTATCTGGCTGCCAACGGCCGCTTCCATGCGATCGCACGGAGCAATATTGTGACAACTCCCCGTCCTGGCTCTTGCGAGGAAATCGACGGCAACTGGGATGATGTCGCTGAAAACGTGGAGAAAATCTACGCCCTTAGCGGTGGTTCCGATGAAGAGCACGCCGATGGCGAACTGCGAGAAATGCTCGAACAACGCTTTCGTCGCCCGGTAGGCATGCCAATGGCAGCCCGGCTTGGCTTGGTTGGCGATCAATTTACCAATGGAAAGTCGAACCAAGACTTCGATCTCAAAATTGAAGTCGAAATGATCGTCTACGGATCAACCAAGAACGGCTCCTTCGTAACCCTCTCTGGCGAACCCGTTAAGGTACGGGAAGATGGAACGTTTCTTGTCAAAATGGACTTCCCCGACAAGCGTCAGATCTTCCCGATCGTCGCTCGCTCGAAAGATGGCCTGGAACAACGCACGATTGCCCTGGCAGTCGAACGGAACACCAAGACCATGGATCCGATCTCGCACGACCCACGCGAGTCGAACAACAGCTAA